ACTATAATCTTTTTCATGCGCACGGTATGCGCTGCGCACAAGTGCTGGCCACAAAACGTGATTTTGATCCTGGAAAACATCGGGAGAATATGATTAATTGTTATGAAGGGCTTTTGGCTGAGGGTGTGATTCCTATAGCTAACGAAGACGATGCCGTCTCCTTATCCATGTCTACTTTTACAGATAATGATGAGTTGGCTAGTTTGGTGGCTGAACTGATCAATGCAGATATGTTGGTGATGCTTACCGATACCGATGGGTTATTCAACGGACACCCGGATAATCCCGCAAGTCAGCTCATTTCAGAGCTATCGGTAGATGAACCTGTAGAACAGTATATCCAAGCGTCTACCAAAGGTGAAGCGGAAGGACGCGGCGGTATGGCATCAAAGCTGCGTATCGCTAAACGCACAGCGAATCTGGGGATACCGACGATCATCGCCAATGGTAAGCGTGACCGCGTTTTATTGGATGCCGTATACGGTAAGCAGGTGGGTACAAAGATTTTAGCGCCTGCTTTGCAGAAAGGAAAAGGAGAGTTATGTTAACGAGGTTGGAAGACGACTGTAGATATTTTGTATATATGATCTTATCGATTTTGGCAGTAAGTTTGACCACAAAATAAATGGTTGAAATTAACGACATATCATGAAGAAAATTGCCTGCAATATGTTTATTGGCTTATGCATAGGAGTGATGCTTCAGGCCTGCAATACAACAACACCCGAAAAATATATTTCCGTAACGGCGCTGAACAGTAATTTGGTATCATCGGCTTATCGGCCGATGTTTTTGGAGGAACTCATGGAACGTAAAGGTAAAGATCAACTTGCCGGTACCACAGCGGTAGACTATGTGCGTGATAGAGCCTTGAGACCCGTGGAAGAATCTATGGAAAAGGTGAAGCAGCTCAAAGAAACAGACGATACCCAGGCCTTGATTGCCGCGGCCTTGGACCTAATGGCCTATGGTAAAGAGATCTTTGAAAGCGATTACATCGCTATTGCGCAATTGATCGATGAGGGGAAACCAGAGGAGGAGATCGATGCGGCAATTACAGAGATGTACGCTAAAACCGAGAACGGAATGGCGCAACGTTTCGATGAATTGGATGAGTTGGCGCTGGCCTATGCGCAGGAACACGATGTACCTTTCGAGGTGCGGTAAAATTGCTGTAATCTCTTTTCCTGTACTATTGGATGATACATATCTTAATCCTAACTTGCTGCCCAATAATCCGGGAGGGTCATAACTATTTTTTTAACAGATAAATGATATGATGTATTTGAAAAAGGTACAAGAGGTGTGTTTCTGTATTTTGACGCTTGTTGTTTTAAGCAAGATGGGCTTTGCTCAGGTAAAGACGGATAACGATACGGAATCGCCGCGTATTATTAATATCGTGAATTTTATCCGGCAAACGGATTACCGGGTGAAAGATGCAGACCGTCTACTGTTGGAAACAGTCGAACAGCAGATCAAGCTGATCAACAAGTATGATTTTCCGGCCACGTTCCTATTCCAATACGATGCCCTGATTAACCCGAAATATCAGGAACTGATGAAGAAGGAATTGAATGACCATTGCGAAATCGGTGCTTGGTGGGAAATTACCCAGCCCCATGTGGAAGCGGCGGGAATCAAATGGCGTGGTGAACATGCTTGGGTGTCTCATGCAAATATTGCTTTTACTACCGGATACAGCCCAAAGGAAAGAGAAAAGTTGGTGGATGTTTACATGGAGAAATTTAAGTCAATATATGGGCAATACCCACGATCTGTGGGTTCTTGGTTTATCGATTCGCATACCTTGGCTTATATGGCTGAGAAGTATGGAATTGTAGCTTCCAGTAATTGTAAAGATCAGGTGGGGACGGATGGTTATACCTTGTGGGGTGGCTATTGGAACCAGGCATATTATCCCAGCCGGTCTAATGCTTATATGCCTGCGCAAAACGAGCAGGCTCAAATCCCGGTGCCGATATTCCGGATGTTGGGAAGCGATCCGATTTACCAATATGATACCGGTCTGGGACAGTCGAGACAGGGCGTGATCTCACTCGAACCGGTATATCCAGAATCGGGCATGGATAAAAAATGGGTGGAATATTTCTTGGAATCTATAGTTAATCAGCCTAGCCTAGCTTTCAATTATGCGCAGGCAGGGCAGGAAAATTCATTTACCTGGGAAGGGATGCAGAAAGGCTTGGAGATGCAATTTCCTTTATTTGATTCCCTGCGGAAGGTAAACAAAATCCGGATAGAAACCATGGAGACATCCGGCAAATGGTTCCGTGAACATTTTTCAGTAACTCCGGCAACGGCCGTGACAACGTTGAGCGATGTACGGGACGAGGGACGTAAATCGGTATGGTTCAATAGTCGTTATTACCGCACCAATATATTGTGGGACGACGGGATCTTGCGCTTTCGCGACATCCATTTGTTTGACGAAAAATTTGCGTCGCCATACCTGAAAAAAGCAGGGAAGGGCAACCAGTTTTTTTATTATGCCTTGCCGATTGTGGATGGTTTTACCTGGAGTACTCCCGAAGATCGTGCGGGTATGCATCTGGTTAAAATGGATGCGTCTGGAAAAAAGACAAGCATTCGCCTGAAAGATCCTGTCGTGACCGAGCAGGGGAATGATGTTTTGGTGTTTAGCTGTGAAGATTTTGATGGAAATGAGTTTCTACTGACTTTTTATGAAGACAGGCTTGAGGTAAGTTGTAAACCCCAAGAGAATGAACTAAGCTGGAGTCTGGAATTACACACGGCCAGGGAGGCAGACCTACCTTTCCAAAAGATAGCTGAAAAAAGGATAAATGCTAAATTTAGAGGATTTAATTACGGCATAAGTTTGCAGAAAGGGCGTGTAGAGGAAGGACGGGCAGATGCGGCGACGGTATTTAGCTTGATCCCGGAAAGCAATCAATTAATCATCAATTGTGATAATAGTGCCAAGCAATAGGCATAAATGAATAAACATGCATTATCGGGGGGATGAGTACTTTCCGAATTTATTTACAGTCGGGCACCATTCCCATCGTCATACCGTTTGGGCTCCATATCGGGACCAATTTCATCTGACAGCCCTCACCTGATGATCCGTCATCTTGTTCAACTTCCCGGCGTCCACTGAAAGAGAGCTCGAGAATGGAACCTTGAGGGAAATGATCCATTTCTTCCATAAATTCAACGGTCATATCCATGGAAACACGGCCAGCTGCCATGCGTCCGTCAAAGGTCATATATTGCGATGCATTTCGGCTTTGTCCACTGATATTGTTTTCACTAACTTTAA
This Olivibacter sp. SDN3 DNA region includes the following protein-coding sequences:
- the proB gene encoding glutamate 5-kinase, with the translated sequence MHKVNPIQRIVVKVGTNVMTNKDKRIIPRTLEKLVSQIAYLYEHNVLLVLVSSGSVIAGKEVMGRDLKTDDHVTRRQVFSAVGQPRLMRQYYNLFHAHGMRCAQVLATKRDFDPGKHRENMINCYEGLLAEGVIPIANEDDAVSLSMSTFTDNDELASLVAELINADMLVMLTDTDGLFNGHPDNPASQLISELSVDEPVEQYIQASTKGEAEGRGGMASKLRIAKRTANLGIPTIIANGKRDRVLLDAVYGKQVGTKILAPALQKGKGELC